The stretch of DNA acgataccGGCGCTGCGGGTGCGCCGGCCAAGGGGGCGTCGCCGCGGGCTCGGGCTCGGCCTTGATGCTGAACAGCGCCGTCGACccggaggagtgggaggaggagcgcgaggaggaagaagaggaaccgGCCCTCCTCAGCATCCATTGGACGCCGCTCCGGCGGGGGACCGGGGTGGCAGGGTATGTCAACGACGACTCGTTACCACCCACGAGGTGCTGGAGGACGACGTGGAGCGTGCAgccgggggcgccccaccacaggtggcggccATCACTGTTCTTGGTCCCCCGCACCACCGGCGCGTTGTTGATGGAGGCCAGCCATTGCGCCTGCCGGcgctggaagtacgccgcccacgcctCGTGGTTGCTGGTGGTGTACTGCGGGAGGGCCCGTACGCGGTCGACCTCGTCGACGAAGTAGTCGGCGCGCGCGGTGACGTCGGGCAGCTGGGGGATGGGGACGCCATTGGCGCTGAGCTTGCACCGCCCGGACGCGCGCATGTTGGGAGGCGCTGGGACGTTGGCCTCGAACAGCAAGTGGGCTTCCCACTCGTGCAACAAGCGGTGGCCGAAGCCATTGGCTGCCGCACCATCGCTGGGGAACCTCTCGCCCATCGTCACGGCTAGGCCCGAGGAAAGATGGGAGGAACGTCGGCGGCGGCTGCGCATAGGGAGAGGGAGGAAGAGCTCGGCGGCTGTGGGCGGGGTGCGGCCACAGGCGAGGGGAGGCNNNNNNNNNNNNNNNNNNNNNNNNNNNNNNNNNNNNNNNNNNNNNNNNNNNNNNNNNNNNNNNNNNNNNNNNNNNNNNNNNNNNNNNNNNNNNNNNNNNNNNNNNNNNNNNNNNNNNNNNNNNNNNNNNNNNNNNNNNNNNNNNNNNNNNNNNNNNNNNNNNNNNNNNNNNNNNNNNNNNNNNNNNNNNNNNNNNNNNNNNNNNNNNNNNNNNNNNNNNNNNNNNNNNNNNNNNNNNNNNNNNNNNNNNNNNNNNGCTGCTTTATAGCGGCCGGGGATGGGCGCCGTGTGTATGCAtggcgggaggggggggggcgccaccgcgccgcccgtgaggaatcaatggaaagGCTGACCAGCGGCAGCCTTGgcatagattccccgcgggaaacccaGGCGTTGTGAGGACGACGAGGCGGGGGTCGCTGACTCGGCGAGCCCGCAGTTCGTTCCCGCCAAAATCACTTGcctcggcgcccccgggcgccccccccccccagcgcgccgggttcggcctggatcAGTCAGCGCCAGTTTCGGCCAAAACCAGCGAAAAATAGGCTCCCGGGGGCGTGACTAGGCCGATTTTTAGGCATCGGCGCTAAAAAATCGCCTGGGGGGAGGGGGGctgttggggacgcggctggagatgctcttaggccttGTATTGGTCTTGTATGACTTTGTTTTTGCTAGTTTGTGTGGTTCTGTTGGCTGTGTATATCTTAGTCACACAGAGGCCTAAAGTGAACTCATTTGGATTGTATTCCCTTGAAACTAATCTTTTGAGGTCTATGATAGCTATATTTGGATGAGTTTAAGATGAGAAACACTATTTGAATGTATGTGCAATGCCATGTACCTCTTTAACTTTATACAACGTCTGTAAGATGAAAATTGTATTTGTGCATTCATCACTAAAAAGTACGAGGATGTCAGCATATTCATTTAATAACTCTTTGCTTATATTTTTTTAATGCAAAAGTGCCGCTAAATTAATTCAGCTACTGGACACTAGAGTCCTCTCAATTGGGCTATTACCACACTCCAAAGATCTAGGCTGGGAAGGCTGGAAGAATGACGTAGCATAACACAATTCGGGTTGTACAACAATTTAGGAGCAGATGTATGCACACTAAAGCTAAAGTGTACACCAAAGCAACAACTTTAGAATTTTTTCATCATTATCTCTATCAAGCGTAGCACATTAGATTTTTCGCGGGAAAAAGCATAGCATGTTAGATAAGCTCAATTATGCATCGTTGGAAACCTTTTCCCTTTCTGGAAAGCCAATCATTAATTTTGTGTGGCATATCTGTGACCGGAGAGCTTGCATACACCAAGGCAGTCATGTCATCTTCTGCCTATATAAAGCACCCCATTACCAACCTTACAATTCAGGCCAAGAGTTCCAACCAACACAGAGAGCTCTCCTCTTAAGACCTCTCCCTTCTCTCCGCCAGGAGTCTAGGGTTAGAGAGAAAGAGTGAGCGAAGAGCAAAAACAACCTCTAGCCCCACTGTTGATTTAATTTGCCAGCAGGCTTGTTGTCAACTTCATATCTATCTCATTTACCTTCAATATCTTCGTATCACAATGGCTGGCCTATCCATGGAGCACCCTTGGGCATTCGCCTTCGGCCTACTAGGTATATTATTCTCAACACGAACAAAAGATGTCCTCGAATTACCCCTTGTATTATGATAGTTTCTTATTACAGCTGCTATTTGCTAGTGCAGTACTAGTAGGCTACTTTGTGTCATTTAAGATCAGCCTTTCGCAACATCTATCTATATATGTTATCTTTGCCACTGATTGAATAACTGATGTAGTCTAGTACTAGCACTAGTGACATCTAGCTCGGTGCACCAAGAGCCCATCAAGAAACAACAACAAAGCAAATTTGCctatgttttttttttgcaaacaaTAAAGCGCATAAAAAGATGTAAATGTGTCCTGCAATTATCACAACTCGTTGCTAACTTCGCTAACTTTGTGCTGTGCAGGCAACATCATCTCTTTCACGAGCCTCCTGGCCCCGATGTAAGCAACTGTCTCTGTCATTTCTGGTTTTCATTTGATTGATCATGTCAATAAGTTCTCTCATAACTAATGTACACACAAACCTAAAATATTAGACCAACATTCTACCGGATCTTCAAGAGCAAATCCACGGAGGGGTTCCAGTCGGTGCCCTACGTCGTGGCCCTGTTCAGCGCGATGCTGTGGATCTTTTACGCGCTAGTGAAGACCGGTGAGGGCCTCCTCATCACCATCAACGCTGCCGGCTGCGTCATCGAGACCATCTACATCGTCATGTACCTCGTCTACGCCCCCAGGAAGGCCAAGATTTTCACAGCCAAGATCGTCCTCCTACTCAACATCGCCGGTTTTGGGCTCATCTTTCTCCTCACTGTCTTCGCCTTCCAAGGCGAGACCCGCGTCATCTCGCTTGGCTGGATCTGCGTCGGCTTCTCCGTCTGTGTCTTCGTCGCGCCGCTCAGCATCATCGTGAGCCCTCGACTGATAAACTTAGTTGTATATATTGTTGCTCATGGTGCGACCTTTGTATGTGTTAACTCACTATTTGTTCTGTCCATTCCAAAGGGTCGTGTCATCAAGACCAAGAGTGTGGAGTACAtgcccttctccctctccctcacgcTCACCCTCAGcgccatcgtctggttcctctacgGCCTGCTCATCAAGGACAAATACGTCGCGGTAACTATACAACCCTTATATTGGTCGATACATATACGCATACAATTCTCAAGCATGAGCACTGACGATCAACTTTCTGTTTCCAGCTCCCAAACATCCTTGGCTTCACCTTCGGGATGATCCAGATGGTCCTCTACATGTTCTACATGAACGCGACGCCCGTGGTGACAAGCGATGTGAAGGAGGTGAAGGAGGCATGGAAGGTGCCTGCAGAGGACCAAGTCGTCGTGATCAACGTCGGCAAGGCCGACAAGAGCTCGTGCGCTGAGGTGCGCCCGGTCACTGAGATGGCTAGCGCCGTGGACGTCCCCAGGAGATGCGCTGCTGAGGCGGCGGCGCCGAGGCAGCAAGTGATGGCGGTGGACTTTGCCCGCTCTGTCGAGGTGGTCTAGATGCAGCCACGCATGGCTCATGCATGAGTCATGCAAGCTTTAATATTCGTACAACCTTTCTGGAGGGTATGCAGGGCTCTAGATTCCCGCATGCGGGGTATGCGATGCCTTTGTTCTGTTATATCAACGTGTTGATAATATGAGGCATAAACCATGTATCTGCAGTGTATAGTGCAGGTGCCAGTATTGTTGCCCATCTGAAGTTTCCTGAGAAATTTATTTTGTAAACTACAGGAGAATCTGTCTATGCCGAGTAGTCGGCTGTTTGCCAAGTGTTGTTTCATGGGGTGCTCGGCTTACAGGCCAGTATGTCGAGCACCGTCACAAAACACTACGCATATATACGGTACTCGGCATACAACCCATGAACCAATATGTCGAGCATCTTAAAATACACTCGACACACACTTGATATTAGGCaaacacaaaaagaaaagaaacactgGGCACGCATACACAAGTTGCTGGGCAAATGTTTCACCTCGTGTCTTCTTCGGTTGTTGTTGACGGATCTGCTACTGTGGGTGTAGTATGCTCAGTGCCTCTTGTGAGGTACTCGACAAACATTATACGCTAAATGTATGCCGAGTACCCAAAAAAGCACTTGACATTTTTCTAATCTATATCCTCTATTATTTGTTCTTTTTATTGTCCGTTTCTTTCTTCTATTTTCTATATTTCTTCTTTTCACAGCCTTTACTTTCTACTCCACTATATTATTTTCTTTGTTCTTTTCATTGTACGCATTCTTTCTtctgttttccttttattttattttttctaaatttttctttctttcttccattTCCCTTTCTTTCATATTTTCATTGTATTTCCTTTTCTTCATTTGTTAGTTTATATGTTTATTATTAATATTGAAAACGGACCAAATTACATGAAATCATGGCGACAAAGCGTTGGGTTTATCAAGCAGGTGCTGGTCTCGTTCCTCTCACGGCCTTGAAACTTTTTCTGCACTCAACTGACACATGCCAGACACTGGCCCTTTCCCGGGGTCGTCTACTTTATCCGGGTCATTTATTGCATTTCTAAGGTTTTAACGCTAGAAATTCTAGATCTGCTGCGATGACATGAAGACATCACCAGAAATGGATTGAAAATTCCTATTTGCAGTCTTTGTCCCATGCCCAGGCCATGTGCAACCAAAGAGAGGGAGGCCAGGGCCCAGGGGGCTCATGGCTAGGCCGTCAACATGCGGACTGCTATGGTTTCAATCCACGAAAATTCATACGAAGTCAAAAATTCATGGGACCTGGCAGGATGTTGTTATATGCCCCTGGAGgctgtggtaaaaatttgagagCTTTACGCGTAAGTCTTCTCAGAGATTGCACATAGACTAGACCATCTCCCAGGAAAGATCTAGGTTTCCAGAGGGAACGGATCATGTTTTATGCGAACTGGTCACCAATTCATTTGTTGGCCTTCATAATTTTTTTACACTCAACATACAAAACTACATATTTCATGTTAAAATTTGGCATTTTTAGAGCTTGTCTGCCATACTTAATACATTAAATgaattcctaggcatttaatgtatataattcaaattttaactgcaGGTACATGAATTCATAATTGTCAGAAATGGGTTGAAAAATATTATAACTGGTCTTTAGTCTATGCTTATTAGCCCTTATACCATTAAATAACTGGAGTGAGAAACACCAGGGCCGAGACTTGGGCATCAACATGGAGCTTGGTACTTATTAATTATGTGAATTTTGAACGAAGCAAGAAAACATGAAACTTGCCATGGTTTCATGATATCACCCCTAGAGGATGTGGTGAAAATTTC from Triticum dicoccoides isolate Atlit2015 ecotype Zavitan chromosome 6A, WEW_v2.0, whole genome shotgun sequence encodes:
- the LOC119318466 gene encoding bidirectional sugar transporter SWEET13-like, with the protein product MAGLSMEHPWAFAFGLLGNIISFTSLLAPIPTFYRIFKSKSTEGFQSVPYVVALFSAMLWIFYALVKTGEGLLITINAAGCVIETIYIVMYLVYAPRKAKIFTAKIVLLLNIAGFGLIFLLTVFAFQGETRVISLGWICVGFSVCVFVAPLSIIGRVIKTKSVEYMPFSLSLTLTLSAIVWFLYGLLIKDKYVALPNILGFTFGMIQMVLYMFYMNATPVVTSDVKEVKEAWKVPAEDQVVVINVGKADKSSCAEVRPVTEMASAVDVPRRCAAEAAAPRQQVMAVDFARSVEVV